The Spirosoma foliorum genome has a window encoding:
- the serS gene encoding serine--tRNA ligase, with amino-acid sequence MLQLPFIRENKETTLAGLRKRNFANAEVAIDQVLTLDQNRRDTQRELDDVLSQSNAKAGQIGALMKAGDKAAAEAAKAETADLKARSKDLADALRQIESDLQAVLVTIPNIPHSSVPEGRTPEDNEVVLEHGEKPTLHEKAQPHWELIKKYDIIDFELGVKISGAGFPVYKGKGARIQRAMINFFLDEALKAGYMEVQPPIVVNEDSGFGTGQLPDKEGQMYYVMEDKLYLIPTAEVPITNIYRDVILPESQLPVKNVGYTPCFRREAGSWGAHVRGLNRLHQFDKVEIVRIEKPENSYAALEEMSLHVQNLLQKLELPYRVLRLCGGDMGFTSALTYDMEVWSAAQQRWLEVSSVSNFETYQANRLKLRSKLEGKMQLMHTLNGSALALPRILASILENNQMPEGIRIPKVLVPYCGFETIE; translated from the coding sequence AGCGGGATTGCGCAAACGCAATTTCGCCAATGCCGAGGTCGCCATTGATCAGGTTCTCACACTTGATCAAAACCGACGCGATACCCAACGTGAACTGGATGACGTATTATCTCAATCCAATGCGAAAGCGGGCCAGATCGGCGCGTTGATGAAAGCTGGCGATAAAGCAGCTGCCGAAGCGGCTAAAGCCGAAACGGCAGACTTAAAAGCACGCTCAAAAGATCTTGCCGATGCCCTTCGGCAAATTGAATCAGATTTGCAGGCGGTACTCGTTACCATTCCTAATATTCCGCATAGCAGCGTTCCTGAAGGCCGCACGCCTGAGGATAACGAAGTTGTGCTGGAACATGGTGAGAAGCCGACGCTGCACGAAAAGGCGCAGCCGCACTGGGAACTGATTAAGAAGTACGATATCATTGACTTCGAGTTAGGCGTCAAGATTTCAGGAGCGGGTTTCCCGGTCTACAAAGGCAAAGGGGCACGGATTCAGCGGGCAATGATTAACTTCTTCCTGGACGAAGCCCTAAAAGCGGGCTATATGGAAGTACAACCGCCGATTGTCGTCAACGAAGACTCAGGTTTCGGAACGGGGCAATTGCCAGACAAAGAAGGGCAGATGTACTACGTAATGGAAGATAAGTTATATCTGATTCCAACGGCCGAAGTTCCTATTACGAACATCTACCGCGATGTCATTCTGCCAGAAAGCCAGCTACCCGTTAAAAACGTTGGTTATACCCCCTGTTTCCGTCGTGAAGCGGGTTCCTGGGGAGCCCATGTTCGTGGGTTGAACCGGTTACACCAGTTCGACAAGGTTGAAATTGTTCGGATCGAGAAGCCTGAAAATTCGTATGCCGCTCTGGAAGAAATGAGCCTACATGTGCAAAATCTGTTGCAAAAACTGGAACTCCCTTATCGGGTTCTGCGGCTTTGCGGGGGCGATATGGGCTTTACATCAGCGCTTACATACGATATGGAAGTTTGGTCGGCTGCGCAACAGCGCTGGCTGGAAGTAAGCTCAGTCTCTAACTTCGAAACCTACCAGGCTAATCGGCTTAAACTTCGTTCGAAGTTGGAGGGTAAGATGCAGTTGATGCATACGCTGAATGGTTCAGCGTTAGCCCTTCCCCGTATTCTGGCATCGATTCTGGAAAATAACCAAATGCCAGAAGGCATCCGTATTCCGAAAGTGCTGGTGCCGTATTGTGGCTTTGAAACGATTGAGTAG